The following are encoded together in the Methylorubrum sp. B1-46 genome:
- a CDS encoding penicillin-binding protein 1A, translating to MNVILIKLFATALTLSQVTTRPDAVRTQFDPAKDGPEVVTILRDGCAHMRKSFDIEDINLDELISTAMEDPSAVAGDNAPKILHGLDLNELNTSYKQFCKGENPANSPFEAGAVIAFYNNAVKDLPSAEALRDIKLPSASVILDGAGKPFSETFESRGRRLPVPIGTVPDLVQKAFVAAEDKRFYQHHGIDERGVIRAFVGNLASPGRPAGGSTITQQVVKNLSVGDDVTYERKIREMIVASRLEKLQTKPQILGLYLNGIYLGRGAYGIEMAARSWFGKSVGALTLPEAALLAGLPKGPNYYSPDKYPERARERRAYVLSRMKEEGTITEAQMNAAMVSDLGIKPPDAARQDSGFYLVDHVAREARSFAGLESLTSASFTVRATVNAGLQSALESALQEGLATYERGTGRARYEGPELNLAEAVKRIEAAAPAPEPAAEPAPAPETKKGTKKGAAKAPAKPTLQPAWQRALVSARPQLYDVRWPLAVVLQTGKNGTRVGLPDGRVASLEPGPARGKLQLYDAVRVRLREGKGSLRADLRVRPAVQGAAIVLENRTGKILAMSGGFSYPLSQLNRVTQTVRQPGSTLKPLTYLAALNAGLQPNTLVMDSAVTLPPIGGIGDSWSPKNYDGGGSGATTIRRGLEFSKNLVTARLLQGGIAPKAPDSLQRVCDIALEAQLYAECERYYPFVLGAQPVRMIDLASFYAAIANEGARPSAYALESVERDGKPVYSHPDKPPVRIGSADRVAFYQLKTMLQGVTRHGTAAALSGISQYVAGKTGTSENENDAWFAGFSNEITVVVWAGYDNADGVRRTLGRGQTGGHVSVPIARAIFQAAWANGVPRTPLAPPSPEAKALIADLPIEPRSGQRVAGGGFIEHFRLKGGQVADTQYALVPRDTLYAMRPDAEDGDYGNAEDGADVAGDLFGNLPGGRRSTDDPFAQRRSAETEDPWGLRRDRREEPQAWPGRDRYGQVNPVPFGSPFDDDGDSRARQRRRDPDYLFGDDPGY from the coding sequence ATGAACGTCATCCTGATCAAGCTGTTCGCGACCGCGCTGACCCTGTCCCAGGTCACGACGCGGCCGGACGCGGTGCGAACCCAGTTCGACCCCGCCAAAGACGGCCCGGAGGTCGTGACGATCCTGCGCGACGGCTGCGCCCACATGCGCAAATCCTTCGACATCGAGGACATCAACCTCGACGAGCTGATCTCCACCGCGATGGAAGATCCGAGCGCGGTCGCGGGCGACAACGCGCCCAAGATCCTGCACGGGCTCGATCTCAACGAACTGAACACGAGCTACAAGCAGTTCTGCAAGGGCGAGAACCCGGCCAACTCCCCCTTCGAGGCGGGGGCGGTGATCGCCTTCTACAACAACGCCGTGAAGGACCTGCCTTCGGCCGAGGCCCTGCGCGACATCAAGCTGCCCAGCGCCAGCGTGATCCTCGACGGGGCGGGCAAGCCCTTCTCCGAGACCTTCGAGTCCCGCGGCCGGCGCCTCCCGGTGCCGATCGGCACGGTGCCGGACCTCGTGCAGAAGGCCTTCGTCGCGGCCGAGGACAAGCGCTTCTACCAGCACCACGGCATCGACGAGCGCGGGGTGATCCGCGCCTTCGTCGGCAACCTCGCCTCGCCGGGGCGCCCGGCCGGCGGCTCGACCATCACGCAGCAGGTGGTCAAGAATCTCTCGGTCGGCGACGACGTCACCTACGAGCGCAAGATCCGCGAGATGATCGTGGCCTCGCGGTTGGAGAAGCTCCAGACCAAGCCGCAGATCCTCGGGCTCTACCTCAACGGGATCTATCTCGGCCGCGGCGCCTACGGCATCGAGATGGCGGCGCGAAGCTGGTTCGGGAAGTCGGTGGGCGCGCTGACGCTGCCCGAGGCCGCCCTGCTCGCCGGTCTGCCGAAGGGCCCGAACTACTACAGCCCCGACAAATATCCCGAGCGGGCGCGGGAGCGGCGCGCCTACGTGCTCAGCCGGATGAAGGAAGAGGGCACGATCACCGAGGCGCAGATGAATGCGGCGATGGTCTCCGATCTCGGCATCAAGCCGCCGGACGCTGCACGCCAGGATTCCGGCTTCTACCTCGTCGATCACGTGGCCCGCGAGGCGCGTAGCTTCGCCGGGCTCGAATCGCTCACCAGCGCGAGCTTCACCGTGCGTGCCACGGTGAATGCCGGCCTGCAGAGCGCACTGGAGAGCGCGCTGCAGGAAGGGCTCGCCACCTACGAGCGCGGCACCGGTCGCGCCCGCTACGAGGGGCCGGAGTTGAACCTCGCCGAGGCAGTCAAGCGTATCGAGGCCGCCGCGCCGGCGCCGGAACCCGCCGCCGAGCCGGCGCCCGCACCTGAGACGAAGAAGGGCACCAAGAAGGGGGCGGCGAAGGCGCCGGCCAAGCCTACGCTGCAGCCTGCTTGGCAGCGCGCACTCGTCTCCGCCCGGCCGCAGCTCTACGACGTGCGCTGGCCCCTCGCGGTGGTGCTCCAGACCGGCAAGAACGGCACGCGGGTCGGCCTGCCCGACGGCCGGGTCGCGAGCCTGGAGCCCGGCCCCGCGCGGGGAAAACTCCAGCTCTACGACGCCGTGCGGGTGCGCCTGCGCGAGGGCAAGGGCAGCCTGCGCGCCGACCTCCGGGTGCGCCCCGCCGTCCAGGGCGCCGCCATCGTCCTGGAGAACCGCACGGGCAAGATCCTGGCGATGAGCGGGGGCTTCTCCTACCCCCTGAGCCAGCTCAACCGGGTGACGCAGACCGTGCGCCAGCCGGGCTCGACCCTGAAGCCGCTGACCTACCTCGCCGCGCTGAATGCGGGCCTGCAGCCCAACACCCTGGTGATGGATTCCGCCGTGACCCTGCCGCCCATCGGCGGCATCGGCGATTCCTGGTCGCCCAAGAACTACGACGGCGGCGGCTCCGGCGCGACGACGATCCGGCGCGGGCTCGAATTCTCCAAGAACCTCGTCACCGCCCGCCTGCTCCAGGGCGGCATCGCCCCTAAGGCGCCCGACAGCCTGCAACGGGTCTGCGACATCGCGCTGGAGGCCCAGCTCTACGCCGAGTGCGAGCGCTACTACCCCTTCGTGCTCGGCGCGCAGCCGGTGCGGATGATCGATCTGGCAAGCTTCTACGCCGCCATCGCCAACGAGGGCGCGCGCCCGAGCGCCTACGCGCTGGAATCGGTCGAGCGCGACGGCAAGCCCGTCTACAGCCATCCCGACAAGCCGCCGGTGCGGATCGGCTCGGCCGACCGGGTCGCGTTCTACCAGCTCAAGACCATGCTCCAGGGCGTGACCCGTCACGGCACCGCCGCGGCGCTCTCCGGCATCTCGCAATACGTCGCCGGCAAGACCGGCACCTCGGAGAACGAGAACGACGCGTGGTTCGCCGGCTTCTCGAACGAGATCACCGTGGTGGTCTGGGCCGGCTACGACAATGCCGATGGCGTGCGCCGCACGCTCGGTCGCGGCCAGACCGGCGGCCACGTCTCGGTGCCGATCGCGCGGGCGATCTTCCAGGCGGCCTGGGCCAACGGTGTGCCGCGCACCCCGCTGGCGCCGCCCTCTCCGGAGGCGAAGGCTCTGATTGCCGACCTGCCGATCGAGCCGCGGAGCGGCCAGCGTGTCGCGGGCGGCGGCTTCATCGAGCATTTCCGCCTGAAAGGGGGCCAAGTCGCCGACACGCAATACGCGCTGGTGCCCCGCGACACGCTCTACGCCATGCGCCCCGACGCGGAGGACGGCGATTACGGCAATGCCGAGGACGGGGCGGATGTCGCCGGCGACCTCTTCGGCAACCTGCCGGGCGGGCGCCGAAGCACCGATGACCCGTTCGCGCAGCGCCGCAGCGCCGAGACGGAGGATCCCTGGGGCCTGCGCCGCGACCGGCGGGAGGAGCCGCAGGCCTGGCCCGGCCGCGACCGTTACGGGCAAGTCAACCCGGTGCCGTTCGGCTCGCCCTTCGACGACGACGGCGACAGCCGCGCCCGCCAGCGCCGCCGCGATCCCGACTACCTGTTCGGCGACGACCCCGGCTACTGA
- the ptsP gene encoding phosphoenolpyruvate--protein phosphotransferase: MLALTPSFSPHRTGPRLLVRLGAAPASKEAAIREAAGLLTAAGCIDGAYGESMLRRESVANTYLGHGVVIPHGMVDDRHLVRESGLAVLQIPGGIAWHDGQTAHLVFAIAAQSDTHITVLRRLTRLIQDEARLEQLRTTGSEADIAAALTEDAAAPSATGPATDLRQRFDWTVDYPTGLHARPATHWVETARALPARIQVRHGDAVADAKNLIALLQLGLRCGDEVTISAEGDDEAGALAKICAAVTSLSAGEKAAAQRAAEAAAKAAAPVAGWNPTEGPWVMAGIGASPGLAIGPIHVLAAAELTVPDEPEPLTSGADRLHRALATTGGQLKALADDTERRLGKADAGIFRAQAELIADTDLITLTCQLMVEGHGVAFAWNAAVERMAGQLSALGNPVLAARAADLRDVGRRVLAQIDPALKSGHDLPDVPCILIAPDLAPSDTAGLDPARVIGLATAQGGPTSHTAILARTLGIPAAVAGGPGLLALANRTLAILDGTTGRLYLDPSEADIASARAWQARQREQAEAEARERARPAETRDGHRIAIGANVNNPEQVPLALDQGAEGVGLMRTEFLFLERGDTPSEDDQYATYSAMLKALAGRPLIVRTLDIGGDKQVAHLHLPKEENPFLGVRGARLLLRRPDLMEPQLRALYRAAKDHVPADAARGKDAPLSIMMPMITSVPEVLRLRAICEHIRKDVGAPAVPLGIMIEVPAAAIQADALARHCDFFSIGTNDLTQYTLAIDRQNTELAPEADSLHPAVLRLIRLTCEGAARHGRFVGVCGGIAGDPFGASLLAGLGVHELSMTPRDLPGVKARLRASDMAELKALAAQACAEEDAAAVRTLDTTAAGA, translated from the coding sequence ATGCTCGCGCTGACGCCGTCGTTTTCGCCCCATCGTACCGGTCCGCGGCTGCTGGTCCGCCTCGGCGCCGCCCCGGCGAGCAAGGAGGCCGCGATCCGAGAAGCCGCCGGGCTGCTCACCGCCGCCGGCTGCATCGACGGCGCCTACGGTGAGAGCATGCTGCGCCGTGAGAGCGTGGCGAACACCTATCTCGGCCACGGCGTCGTCATCCCGCACGGCATGGTCGACGACCGGCATCTGGTGCGCGAGAGCGGGCTTGCCGTCCTGCAGATCCCCGGCGGCATCGCGTGGCACGACGGCCAGACTGCGCATCTCGTGTTCGCCATCGCCGCGCAATCGGACACGCACATCACGGTGCTGCGCCGCCTCACCCGCCTGATCCAGGACGAGGCCCGGCTCGAACAGCTCCGTACCACGGGGAGCGAGGCGGACATCGCCGCGGCGCTCACCGAGGACGCCGCCGCGCCGTCCGCCACCGGCCCGGCCACCGACCTGCGCCAGCGCTTCGACTGGACCGTCGATTACCCGACCGGGCTGCACGCGCGTCCCGCCACGCACTGGGTCGAGACCGCCCGGGCGCTCCCCGCCCGCATCCAGGTGCGCCACGGCGATGCGGTGGCCGATGCCAAGAACCTGATCGCCCTGCTGCAACTGGGCCTGCGCTGCGGCGACGAGGTGACGATCTCGGCCGAGGGCGACGACGAAGCCGGGGCGCTGGCCAAGATCTGCGCCGCGGTGACCTCCTTAAGTGCCGGCGAGAAGGCCGCCGCCCAGCGCGCGGCGGAGGCCGCGGCCAAGGCCGCCGCTCCGGTGGCCGGCTGGAACCCCACTGAGGGCCCATGGGTAATGGCCGGTATCGGTGCCAGCCCCGGTCTCGCCATCGGCCCCATCCACGTGCTGGCCGCGGCCGAGCTCACGGTGCCCGACGAGCCCGAGCCGCTGACCTCCGGCGCCGACCGCCTGCACCGGGCGCTCGCGACGACCGGCGGCCAGCTCAAGGCGCTCGCCGACGACACCGAGCGGCGCCTCGGCAAGGCCGATGCCGGCATCTTCCGGGCGCAGGCCGAGTTGATTGCCGACACCGACCTCATCACGCTGACCTGCCAGCTCATGGTCGAGGGCCACGGCGTGGCGTTTGCTTGGAACGCCGCGGTCGAGCGGATGGCGGGCCAGCTCTCGGCGCTCGGCAACCCGGTGCTGGCCGCTCGCGCCGCCGACCTGCGCGATGTCGGCCGCCGGGTGCTGGCGCAGATCGACCCGGCGCTGAAGAGCGGCCACGACCTGCCGGACGTGCCCTGCATCCTGATCGCCCCCGATCTCGCGCCCTCCGACACGGCGGGGCTCGACCCGGCGCGCGTCATCGGGCTCGCCACCGCGCAGGGCGGCCCGACCTCGCACACCGCGATCCTGGCCCGCACCCTGGGCATCCCGGCGGCGGTGGCGGGTGGGCCCGGCCTGCTCGCGCTCGCCAACCGCACGCTCGCCATCCTCGACGGCACCACCGGCCGGCTCTACCTCGACCCCAGCGAGGCCGACATCGCCTCGGCGCGGGCGTGGCAGGCCCGCCAGCGCGAACAGGCCGAGGCCGAGGCACGGGAGCGGGCGAGGCCCGCCGAGACCCGCGACGGCCACCGCATCGCCATCGGCGCCAATGTCAACAATCCCGAGCAGGTGCCGCTCGCGCTCGATCAGGGCGCGGAGGGTGTCGGCCTGATGCGCACCGAGTTCCTGTTCCTGGAGCGCGGCGACACCCCGTCCGAGGACGACCAGTACGCGACCTACTCGGCCATGCTGAAGGCGCTGGCGGGCCGCCCGCTCATCGTGCGCACCCTCGATATCGGCGGCGACAAGCAGGTTGCCCACCTCCATCTGCCGAAGGAGGAAAACCCCTTCCTCGGCGTGCGCGGCGCCCGCCTGCTCCTGCGCCGGCCAGACCTGATGGAGCCGCAACTGCGCGCCCTCTACCGGGCGGCCAAGGACCACGTGCCGGCCGATGCAGCGCGGGGCAAGGACGCACCGCTCTCGATCATGATGCCGATGATCACCTCGGTCCCCGAAGTGCTGCGGCTGCGCGCGATCTGCGAGCATATCCGCAAGGATGTGGGCGCGCCGGCGGTGCCGCTCGGCATCATGATCGAGGTGCCGGCCGCCGCGATCCAGGCCGATGCGCTCGCCCGGCACTGCGACTTCTTCTCGATCGGCACCAACGATCTCACCCAGTACACGCTCGCCATCGACCGCCAGAACACCGAGCTGGCGCCGGAGGCCGACTCGCTCCACCCGGCGGTGCTGCGGCTGATCCGCCTCACCTGCGAGGGCGCGGCTCGGCACGGGCGCTTCGTCGGCGTCTGCGGCGGCATCGCCGGCGATCCGTTCGGAGCCAGCCTGCTCGCGGGGCTCGGCGTCCATGAACTCTCGATGACGCCCCGTGACCTGCCCGGCGTGAAGGCGCGCCTGCGGGCCAGCGACATGGCCGAACTCAAGGCGCTGGCGGCGCAGGCCTGCGCCGAGGAGGACGCGGCGGCCGTGCGCACCCTCGATACCACGGCCGCGGGAGCCTGA
- a CDS encoding LacI family DNA-binding transcriptional regulator, which translates to MSVGIRDVARAAGVSTATVSRALGRGPVSDAVREQVEAAVRATGYRPNLSARRLRSKAAQTIGLIVADIRNPFFTAVSRAVEDAAYAAGMRVILCNTDEDPAREAMYLRLMEEERVTGVIFAPTRVTADSLTADSLSFPTVFIDRSGLPGAHDSVVLDNAAAAASLVDHLVAQGFQRIGGLFGSTSSTARERQAGYAAAMLRYDLAPLARSAAPNATAAEAEAARWLSQPDRPEALILSNGLMLMGAVRAARTLSLAVPRDLALAGFDNELWTDLVEPGLTVIEQPVAEIGAQAMRLLFERIEHPGQPVRKVTLSGRTVLRGSTRRG; encoded by the coding sequence ATGAGTGTCGGAATCCGCGACGTGGCCCGCGCGGCGGGGGTTTCGACGGCGACGGTCTCGCGAGCGCTCGGCCGCGGCCCTGTGAGCGACGCCGTGCGTGAACAGGTCGAGGCGGCGGTGCGCGCCACCGGGTACCGACCGAACCTCTCGGCCCGGCGCCTGCGCTCGAAGGCGGCCCAGACCATCGGCCTGATCGTGGCCGACATCCGCAATCCGTTCTTCACCGCGGTGAGCCGGGCGGTGGAAGATGCCGCCTACGCCGCCGGGATGCGGGTGATCCTGTGCAACACCGACGAGGATCCGGCCCGCGAGGCGATGTATCTGCGCCTGATGGAGGAGGAGCGGGTCACGGGCGTGATCTTCGCGCCCACGCGGGTGACGGCGGATAGCCTCACAGCCGACAGCCTGTCCTTCCCCACGGTGTTCATCGACCGCTCGGGCCTGCCCGGCGCCCATGACAGCGTGGTGCTCGACAATGCGGCCGCCGCCGCGTCCCTGGTCGATCACCTCGTGGCGCAGGGCTTCCAGCGCATCGGCGGTCTGTTCGGCTCGACGAGTTCGACGGCGCGGGAGCGGCAGGCGGGCTACGCGGCGGCAATGCTCCGCTATGACCTTGCGCCGCTCGCCCGCTCCGCGGCGCCGAACGCGACCGCCGCGGAGGCCGAGGCCGCGCGCTGGCTGTCACAGCCCGACCGGCCCGAGGCGCTGATCCTCTCCAACGGCCTGATGCTGATGGGCGCGGTGCGCGCGGCGCGTACCCTCAGCCTCGCCGTGCCGCGGGATCTCGCGCTCGCGGGCTTCGACAACGAGCTCTGGACCGATCTGGTCGAGCCCGGCCTCACCGTGATCGAGCAGCCGGTGGCCGAGATCGGCGCCCAAGCGATGCGCCTCCTGTTCGAGCGCATCGAGCATCCGGGTCAGCCGGTGCGCAAGGTGACGCTGAGCGGGCGGACGGTGCTGCGGGGCTCGACGCGGCGGGGGTGA
- a CDS encoding PTS fructose transporter subunit EIIBC, translating to MAQLLAVVGGGDLSTHAVLAAEALRKAAVRRNTPIALEIRGKGTSGNTLPEAAIAEATTVLLVGEGDLGEGRFGALHRARAAIGDVLTDVNAVFDRLSVGAEPPSPAATTAATPKKIVAITSCPTGIAHTFMAAEGIQAAAQALGHTVRVETQGSVGARDALTAAEIAAADIVLIAADTGVDRARFAGKRVYATNTKAAIRDGKGLIATALAEAQLQAADGGQAQADGPARPAAAERQAGAYKHLMTGVSFMLPFVVAGGLLIALAFAVGGIDAMKPENAGTLGYALGEIGAKAAFALIVPALAGYIAYSIADRPGIAPGMIGGMLAANLQAGFLGGIAAGFIAGTTTALLNKHIRLHKNLEGLKPVLILPLLATTITGLLMVYVVGVPVAAVLAALTEWLKGMQGASALLLGLVLGGMMAVDMGGPINKAAYASSAALLSSGVDAPMAAVMLGGMTPPLGIALATRLFPSRFTAPEREAGGAAAVLGAAFITEGAIPFAAADPLRVIPSMVAGSAIAGAIALTSGVTLKVPHGGLFVLPIPNAVTNVTGALIALAAGTLVTGLLVGLLKKRAA from the coding sequence ATGGCACAGCTTCTGGCCGTGGTGGGAGGCGGAGACCTCTCCACCCACGCCGTCCTCGCCGCCGAGGCCCTGCGCAAGGCGGCCGTACGGCGAAACACGCCGATTGCCCTCGAGATCCGCGGCAAGGGCACGAGCGGCAACACGCTCCCCGAGGCGGCGATCGCGGAAGCGACAACCGTGCTGCTCGTCGGCGAGGGCGATCTCGGCGAGGGCCGGTTCGGCGCCCTGCACCGGGCTCGCGCCGCGATCGGGGACGTGCTCACCGACGTCAACGCCGTGTTCGACCGCCTGAGCGTCGGCGCGGAGCCGCCCTCCCCCGCAGCAACCACCGCGGCGACTCCCAAAAAAATCGTGGCGATCACGTCCTGCCCCACCGGCATCGCCCACACCTTCATGGCGGCCGAGGGCATCCAGGCCGCGGCCCAGGCGCTCGGCCACACGGTCCGCGTCGAGACGCAAGGGTCGGTCGGCGCCCGCGACGCGCTGACCGCGGCCGAGATCGCCGCGGCCGACATCGTGCTCATCGCCGCCGATACCGGCGTCGACCGCGCGCGCTTTGCCGGCAAGCGGGTCTACGCCACCAACACCAAGGCGGCGATCCGCGACGGCAAGGGCCTGATCGCAACCGCGCTCGCTGAGGCGCAGCTGCAGGCGGCTGACGGAGGCCAAGCGCAGGCCGACGGCCCTGCCCGCCCGGCGGCGGCCGAGAGACAAGCGGGCGCCTACAAGCACCTGATGACCGGCGTCTCCTTCATGCTGCCCTTCGTGGTGGCGGGTGGCCTCTTGATCGCGCTGGCCTTCGCCGTCGGCGGCATCGATGCGATGAAGCCGGAGAATGCCGGCACGCTCGGCTACGCGCTCGGAGAAATCGGCGCTAAGGCGGCCTTCGCCCTGATCGTCCCGGCGCTCGCCGGCTACATCGCCTATTCCATTGCCGACCGGCCCGGCATCGCGCCGGGCATGATCGGCGGCATGCTCGCCGCCAACCTCCAGGCGGGCTTTCTCGGCGGTATCGCGGCGGGCTTCATCGCCGGCACCACGACCGCTCTCCTCAACAAGCACATCCGCCTGCACAAGAATCTGGAGGGCCTGAAGCCCGTCCTGATCCTGCCGCTTCTCGCCACCACGATCACCGGCCTCCTGATGGTCTACGTCGTCGGCGTGCCGGTGGCCGCCGTGCTGGCCGCGCTCACCGAGTGGCTCAAGGGCATGCAAGGGGCGAGCGCCCTGCTGCTCGGCCTCGTGCTCGGCGGGATGATGGCCGTCGATATGGGCGGGCCGATCAACAAGGCGGCCTATGCCTCCTCCGCCGCGTTGCTCTCGTCGGGTGTCGATGCGCCGATGGCGGCGGTGATGCTCGGCGGCATGACGCCCCCGCTCGGGATCGCGCTCGCCACCCGGCTGTTCCCGTCGCGCTTCACCGCGCCGGAGCGCGAGGCCGGCGGCGCGGCGGCCGTGCTCGGCGCCGCCTTCATCACCGAGGGCGCGATCCCGTTTGCCGCCGCCGACCCGCTGCGGGTGATCCCGTCCATGGTGGCGGGCTCCGCCATCGCGGGTGCCATCGCCCTCACCTCGGGCGTGACCCTCAAGGTGCCCCATGGTGGCCTGTTCGTGCTGCCGATCCCGAACGCCGTGACCAACGTGACAGGCGCCCTGATCGCGCTCGCCGCCGGCACGCTGGTGACCGGCCTTCTCGTCGGCCTCCTCAAGAAGCGGGCGGCCTGA
- the pfkB gene encoding 1-phosphofructokinase: protein MRLVTLTLNPAIDQTVTLDALTPGSVHRARSVWSDAGGKGVNVACCLADWGLSVAVTGVLGQDNAAPFAQLLAAKGIDDRFVWIPGETRTNLKLLDAGSGETTDINLPGLDIGPSTIEAVRAVLADLTGSGSLAVLAGSLPRSAPADTYARLTAELKRRGARVILDASGPALAAALAAGRDSLPDAIKPNRHELEEWAGRPLPALADVLDAARTLQRDGIALVCVSLGAEGALLVSSEGALRALPPPTRVASTVGAGDALVAGLVAGLHDHLALPDLARRALAFAAGKLSRTGANLPGRAEVEALATEIQVEPLG from the coding sequence ATGCGCCTCGTCACCCTCACCCTCAACCCGGCGATCGACCAGACCGTCACCCTCGACGCGCTGACGCCCGGCAGCGTCCACCGCGCCCGCTCCGTCTGGTCGGATGCCGGCGGCAAGGGCGTCAACGTCGCCTGCTGCCTCGCCGATTGGGGTCTGTCGGTGGCCGTCACCGGCGTGCTCGGCCAGGACAACGCGGCGCCCTTCGCGCAGCTTCTCGCGGCCAAGGGCATCGACGACCGCTTCGTCTGGATCCCCGGCGAGACGCGCACCAACCTCAAGCTGCTCGATGCCGGCAGCGGCGAGACCACGGACATCAACCTGCCGGGCCTCGACATCGGCCCTTCGACGATCGAGGCGGTGCGGGCGGTGCTCGCCGACCTGACCGGCTCCGGCAGCCTCGCGGTGCTCGCCGGCAGCCTGCCGCGCTCGGCCCCCGCCGACACCTATGCCCGCCTCACCGCCGAACTGAAGCGGCGCGGCGCCCGCGTCATCCTCGACGCTTCCGGGCCGGCGCTCGCCGCGGCCCTGGCAGCGGGGCGGGACAGCCTGCCCGACGCGATCAAGCCGAACCGGCACGAGTTGGAGGAATGGGCCGGACGGCCGCTTCCCGCGCTCGCCGACGTGCTCGACGCCGCGCGAACGCTTCAGCGCGACGGCATCGCCCTGGTCTGCGTCTCGCTGGGTGCGGAGGGCGCCCTGCTCGTCTCGTCGGAGGGCGCGCTGCGGGCGCTGCCGCCGCCGACGCGGGTGGCAAGCACGGTCGGCGCGGGCGACGCCCTCGTCGCTGGCCTCGTCGCCGGGCTGCACGATCACCTGGCTCTGCCCGATCTCGCCCGCCGGGCGCTCGCCTTCGCTGCGGGCAAGCTCAGCCGCACGGGCGCGAACCTGCCGGGGCGGGCTGAGGTCGAGGCGCTCGCAACCGAGATTCAGGTCGAGCCGCTCGGCTGA
- a CDS encoding carbohydrate porin: MKAGKAAWTALGLCTALAGGTMRAEAREPLTPPGLTGSRIGVPATIRRPALRRIARRTPPRRTFGDDGSAAAAADVLGQSATPPALPPGTFDLGNGLSFLLNYTGQGATNPVGGIRQGAAWAGQLFFGIDADLQRLAGIEGGSFHVAVTNRHGRSLANDVIGNNTSVQEIFGGGQTTRLTLLSYQQKLFDNRLDIEVGRLVANINFLNSPIYCNFQTNSACGNPTFVFKTSNFTFWPVASWGGHAKAWLTDRVFFHVGAYEVNPLHQQPGDNGLDFSTKGATGAIIPFELGYATTFANDALPRNYGIGGWVDRSDYADPVRDVAGGPAVLTGLTPATRFGRSGIYARFDQMVWRPDPNGIGGLTLFGVAMAGTGGRLVEDYFLEIGALQTGTFAGRPYDTVGFVINTQAFSPLALGNIAAAQASLGLFRTIPKQQIMMELNYGLQVTPAIRLTPNLQYIVNPDQTRFPYYPKNIPDTLVVGAKLSVDLFTLAGLARGPGSP, from the coding sequence ATGAAGGCTGGAAAGGCAGCATGGACGGCGCTCGGCCTCTGCACGGCGCTGGCGGGCGGAACGATGCGGGCCGAGGCGCGGGAGCCCCTCACGCCCCCCGGTCTCACCGGATCTCGGATCGGCGTGCCGGCCACGATCCGCCGCCCGGCTCTGCGTCGGATCGCCCGCCGCACTCCGCCCCGCCGCACCTTCGGTGACGACGGCAGCGCGGCCGCCGCCGCCGACGTGCTCGGCCAGAGCGCCACGCCCCCGGCCCTACCGCCGGGTACGTTCGACCTCGGCAACGGCCTCTCGTTCCTGCTCAACTATACCGGACAGGGCGCGACCAACCCCGTCGGCGGCATCCGCCAGGGCGCGGCCTGGGCGGGCCAGCTCTTCTTCGGCATCGATGCCGACCTGCAGCGGCTGGCCGGGATCGAGGGCGGTTCGTTCCACGTCGCGGTCACCAACCGCCACGGGCGCAGCCTCGCCAACGATGTCATCGGCAACAACACCAGCGTTCAGGAGATTTTCGGCGGCGGCCAGACCACGCGGCTGACCCTGCTCTCCTACCAGCAGAAGCTGTTCGACAACCGGCTCGACATCGAGGTCGGGCGCTTGGTGGCGAACATCAACTTCCTGAATTCGCCGATCTACTGCAACTTTCAGACGAACTCCGCCTGCGGCAACCCAACCTTCGTGTTCAAGACCTCGAATTTCACCTTCTGGCCGGTGGCAAGTTGGGGCGGGCATGCCAAGGCGTGGCTGACCGACCGGGTGTTCTTCCATGTCGGCGCCTACGAGGTGAACCCGCTGCACCAGCAGCCCGGCGACAACGGCCTCGACTTCTCGACCAAGGGCGCGACCGGCGCGATCATCCCGTTCGAACTCGGCTACGCGACGACGTTCGCCAACGACGCACTGCCCCGCAATTACGGCATCGGCGGCTGGGTCGACCGCTCGGATTACGCCGATCCGGTGCGCGATGTCGCGGGCGGGCCGGCCGTGCTGACGGGGCTGACTCCCGCGACGCGCTTCGGCCGCTCAGGGATCTATGCCCGCTTCGACCAGATGGTCTGGCGGCCCGACCCGAACGGCATCGGGGGGCTGACCTTGTTCGGCGTCGCCATGGCCGGCACCGGCGGTCGCTTGGTCGAGGACTACTTTCTGGAGATCGGCGCGCTGCAGACCGGCACCTTCGCCGGCCGGCCCTACGACACGGTCGGCTTCGTCATCAACACGCAGGCCTTCAGCCCGCTGGCGCTCGGCAACATCGCGGCGGCGCAGGCCTCGCTCGGCCTGTTCCGCACCATCCCGAAGCAGCAGATCATGATGGAGCTGAATTATGGGCTACAGGTCACGCCCGCGATCCGGCTGACGCCGAACCTGCAATACATCGTCAACCCGGATCAGACCCGCTTCCCGTACTACCCGAAGAACATCCCCGACACCCTCGTCGTCGGCGCCAAGCTCTCGGTGGACCTGTTCACCCTCGCCGGCCTCGCCAGGGGTCCGGGGAGCCCATGA